In Hugenholtzia roseola DSM 9546, the genomic stretch AACCGACTGACACAATAAAACTAAGCACGCCCCAATTTTGTCATTATTAAATTTTTGGGCAATAAATAGGTTTTCTTCGCTTAAAGCAAAAGGGTCGACTACCAAAACGATTTTGTCCAAATTTTTAAGAAAAGTCGCCTTTTCTTCTTCTTCTATGGGATTTTTTGCCAAAAAACGCTCGCGCACCTCAAACTCTACTTTGGTTTTATATTCAGCAATCAATTCGTCGATGTCGCCTTCTTCTTCAAAAGGTTTCCACTTTGTACAATCCGTTTGGTCGTAACGATTGAAAGGAAATTGTGCCAAAAGTTTTTCGCTGCAAAGAATTTCGTTTTTCGTTGTAGAAATTACCCACAAATAAAAAGGGTGCGTCTTAGGTTTTTGAGAATAGTAATTGTAATAATTATCTCCAATCTGCACATTTTTTGCATTTATCACACTATTATTCACTACATTTTTGCAATCTTGAAGAAAAGAGTGATAGACTTTGATAAATTCTTCTTTGTTTTGCTCTTCCAAATCCATAAACGCCAATTTTTTGAGGCGTTCTAAGTTAGGCAAATTGATGGTTTCGGCTTGGCTTTGCGCTAAAAGATTTTGTAGATTCTCAATTTGAACTTCGAGTTCTTCTATTCGTTTTTTCAAATCAAATTTGAAGGGCGCGTAGGCTGTGATAGCTTTTTCACTTCGATAGTATTCGAGCCTTTCCAAGAGGCTATTGAGAATTTTTTGAGTTTGTTCTTTGCTCATAAAATAGACGCATTTTTGTTTTATTTAATTTTATTTAAACCTATTAGGTTTTCCAAACCAAATAGGCTTGCCTTGACCTTGCCAACACCTAAAACTACCCAAAAAAATCTTCTCTTGCAAATACTTTTATTACTTTTGCAAGCCTTTAAGTACCTAAAAGTCCAAATTGCTGATGAACCAAGCCCTACTCCACCCCGACGTACAAGCCTTTATCCGCCAACAGGAAGGGGCAGACCTGTATCGCTTGGCACTTCAAAAGGTAGCCTTTGAAGGCGTGAGAACAGAAGAAATTTTGAATCAGATTCAATTTTTAAAAAAGATAAAAAGCAAAGTTCCCTACTTTTATGCGCAATACCACAAAGGGAAAGCCCTTGTTTTTCCGCCTTTGCTTTCCTATGAGCAAGCCTCCTCGCAAACAAGCGCGGAATGGAAAGCCGAAATTTTGGCGCAGCAGCTACCTACCAACGGCACTTTTGCCGACCTAACAGGCGGCTTTGGGGTAGATTGTTTTTTTATAGGCAGCAAAGCAGGCGAAGTTTTTTATGTAGAACAAAATCCGCTTTTGGCGCAAATCGTGGCGCACAATTTTGCCCTCTTGGGCTTAGAAGCGCGATTTTTTCCCCTCGAAGCCGAAACTTTTTTGAAACAATGCCTTTCAGAAAATAAAATACTTGATGCCGTTTTGATAGACCCTGCCCGCCGCGATTCTGCCCAAAAGAAGGTCTTTTTATTGGCTGATACGCGCCCCGACGTAGTCGCGCTTTTGCCACTTTTAGCCCAAAGTGCCAAGCAAATTCTACTCAAAACTTCGCCTATGTTGGATATAAAGGCGGCTCTTGCAGAGTTGGAAAGAAAAGGTTTTTGGGTAGAAAAAGTATGGGTAGTTTCGGTAGAAAATGAATGTAAAGAACTTCTTTTTTTATTACAAAATGAAAGGTATTTTAATCCGCCCATCACTACCCAAAATTTGCCCTCGATAGAAGCCGTAGATTTTGTAAAAAATGGCGATTCGGCTCTGATAAAAAAAACGTTTTGCTTTTCTTTTTGGGAAGAAGAAAACGCATCTGCCTCTTATTCGCTACCCCAAAAATACCTCTACGAGCCTTCTTCGGCACTTTTAAAGGCTGGTGCTTTTAAAGTGTCTGCCCTGCGTTTGGGCTTATCTAAATTGCACGCGCATAGCCATTTATACACAGGGGCGCGTTTTGAGCCTACTTTTCAGGGGCGCATTTTCGAAATTCAGCACCTTAGCAAATTAGACAAAAAAGAAATTTCGCTTTTGATACCCGAAAAAAAAGCCAATATTTTGGTGCGCAATTTCCCCCTCACGCCTGCCGAAATTGCGAAAAAATTGGGCTTCCAACAAGGAGGCAAAGCGTTTCTTATCGCCACGACGCAAAAGGAGAACAAACCTATTTTGATAGTGGCTACCAAAATAAACCAATTCTAAAAATAGAGAGGCGTGAATTGTGGGGCGAAAGTTTGCCTTGTAGTAGTCGATAATGGCTAAAAAGTCCTACCTTTGCAGTCGAAAACTTCGCTCGCTTTCGTTTTTCCTTCCTACTCACAATTTTATGAAACTCATCGACGGCAAACTTGTTTCTGCACAAATCAAGGCTCAAATTGCACAAGAAGTTGCGATTTTAAAAAAAGAAGGCAAAAAAACACCACACTTAGCCGCTATTTTGGTAGGCGATGATGGCGCAAGCCAGACCTATGTAGCCAGCAAGGTGCGTTTTTGCCAAGAAGTAGGCTACGATTCCACTTTGATTCAGAAACCTGCCGACCTTAGTGAAGCCGAACTTTTGGCGTTGGTAGAAAGCCTAAACCACAATGCCGAAATCGATGGTTTTATTGTGCAGTTGCCTTTGCCTGCCCATATTTCTGCCGAAAAAGTGCTTTTGGCAATAGACCCCAAAAAAGATGTAGATGGCTTTCACCCCGAAAATGTAGGGCGCATGCTTTTAGGGCTGCCTTGCTACCTGCCTGCTACGCCTTTGGGTATCCTCAAACTTTTGGAATACTACCAAATTCCGACGGCAGGCAGACATTGTGTCGTAGTAGGACGTAGCCACATTGTAGGCTCACCCATGAGCGTACTGATGGCGCGAAATGCCCCTATCGGAAACGCAACCGTAACGCTTACGCACAGCCGCACAGCAGATTTAGCCGCCATTACACGCCAAGCCGATATTTTGATTGCTGCCTTAGGCAAGCCCGAATTTATTACGGCAGAGATGGTAAAAGAAGGCGCAGTGGTGATAGATGTAGGCACAACGCGCGTAGCTGATGCGAGCAAAAAATCGGGTTTTAGTTTGAAAGGAGATGTAAAATTTGACGAAGTTGCGCCTAAATGTAGCTACATCTCACCCGTACCGGGGGGCGTAGGCTTACTCACCGTTACGGCTTTGATGCTCAATACCTTACAAGCCGTTACTAACCGATTCTAAGCCCCTTCCAAAAGTTGTTTTTTCGTTCAATCCTACTTGTTTTCATCAAACTGCCCTTCCCATGTCTGCTCCTTGTTTAGATATTTCTATCGTTGTTCCGCTTCTAAATGAAGCCGAATCGCTACCCGAACTGCACGATTGGATTGTGCGCGTCATGGAAGAAGGAAAATATAGTTATGAAATTATCTTTGTCAATGACGGTAGTACCGACGACTCATGGGAAATCATAGAAGCCTTAGTTGCTCGCAATGCCGCCGTTCGCGGTATCTGCTTTACGCGCAATTACGGCAAATCTGCCGCCTTAGATGCAGGCTTTGAAGCGACCCAAGGGCGTGTCGTCATTACCATGGACGCAGACTTGCAAGATAGCCCCGACGAAATTCCCGACCTATATCGCTTGATAGAAGAAGAGAAATACGACCTTATTTCGGGTTGGAAAAAAAAGCGGCACGACCCCCTAACCAAAACGCTACCCACCAAACTTTTCAATGCCGTAACACGCGCCTTTTCAGGGATTTATTTGCACGATTTTAATTGCGGTTTGAAAGCCTACCGTTGGAAAGTGGTAAAGAGTTTGCAGCTTTATGGTGAAATGCACCGTTATATCCCTGTTTTGGCAAAATGGAACGGCTACAAAAAAATTGGCGAAAAAGTAGTGCAGCATCGCGCACGCAAATACGGCACTACCAAATTTGGCATCGAGCGTTTTATCAATGGTTTTTTAGACCTGCTTTCCGTAACTTTCATTACGCGCTTTCGCAAAAAACCCATGCACTTTTTTGGCATCTTGGGCTTGCTCTCCTTTATGAGCGGTTTGGGT encodes the following:
- a CDS encoding THUMP-like domain-containing protein, whose amino-acid sequence is MNQALLHPDVQAFIRQQEGADLYRLALQKVAFEGVRTEEILNQIQFLKKIKSKVPYFYAQYHKGKALVFPPLLSYEQASSQTSAEWKAEILAQQLPTNGTFADLTGGFGVDCFFIGSKAGEVFYVEQNPLLAQIVAHNFALLGLEARFFPLEAETFLKQCLSENKILDAVLIDPARRDSAQKKVFLLADTRPDVVALLPLLAQSAKQILLKTSPMLDIKAALAELERKGFWVEKVWVVSVENECKELLFLLQNERYFNPPITTQNLPSIEAVDFVKNGDSALIKKTFCFSFWEEENASASYSLPQKYLYEPSSALLKAGAFKVSALRLGLSKLHAHSHLYTGARFEPTFQGRIFEIQHLSKLDKKEISLLIPEKKANILVRNFPLTPAEIAKKLGFQQGGKAFLIATTQKENKPILIVATKINQF
- a CDS encoding bifunctional 5,10-methylenetetrahydrofolate dehydrogenase/5,10-methenyltetrahydrofolate cyclohydrolase, with translation MKLIDGKLVSAQIKAQIAQEVAILKKEGKKTPHLAAILVGDDGASQTYVASKVRFCQEVGYDSTLIQKPADLSEAELLALVESLNHNAEIDGFIVQLPLPAHISAEKVLLAIDPKKDVDGFHPENVGRMLLGLPCYLPATPLGILKLLEYYQIPTAGRHCVVVGRSHIVGSPMSVLMARNAPIGNATVTLTHSRTADLAAITRQADILIAALGKPEFITAEMVKEGAVVIDVGTTRVADASKKSGFSLKGDVKFDEVAPKCSYISPVPGGVGLLTVTALMLNTLQAVTNRF
- a CDS encoding glycosyltransferase family 2 protein; its protein translation is MSAPCLDISIVVPLLNEAESLPELHDWIVRVMEEGKYSYEIIFVNDGSTDDSWEIIEALVARNAAVRGICFTRNYGKSAALDAGFEATQGRVVITMDADLQDSPDEIPDLYRLIEEEKYDLISGWKKKRHDPLTKTLPTKLFNAVTRAFSGIYLHDFNCGLKAYRWKVVKSLQLYGEMHRYIPVLAKWNGYKKIGEKVVQHRARKYGTTKFGIERFINGFLDLLSVTFITRFRKKPMHFFGILGLLSFMSGLGIAFWLSLEKFMGWHTREVVEQPLFFWGLVALITGVQLFLAGFLAELSVMQTQKQDYLIEKTIGNSSNSTAQ